In Parerythrobacter aestuarii, the sequence TCTGTGCGCTTGCGCGGGTAAGTATCGATGATGTGATCGTCTTGCGTCGAACCTGGCTGGTGTCAGTTGAAGAGCTGCCCGATGTGGAAATCGGGTCAGCGGATTTTTTCCGGGCATTCAATACTTGGGCCGATCAAAAAGGCCTGCCGGTGCATCTGTTCTACCAAGCCAATGCCTTTCCCATGCCAGGAGACGAAAGGCCATTGGATCGACCCCACAATCGAAAGAAGCCCCGCCTGTACAAACCCATGCCGCTCGATCGCAATTGCGCCCTCGGAGTTGAACTGTTCCAACAGGCCGCCAGGAAATCGACTCTGGGATTGCTGCTGTGTGAGGCTTTGCCGTCGCCAACGGATGGAAGCTACACGTGCGGCGGGGAACCTGTGGCGGCGGAACTGGCGGTTGAGATCACCTGCCACAGGTTGATCGATGATTGAGTACGGCCTCCGCGTCGGTTTTCCCGATCCAACCGATTGGGGTTCAGGAGTCTCGCTGTTGTGGGAGGCGCTGACCTGCTGTTCCACTGAGACAGGTTTTACCTTTGCCTTGAGTCTGTGTCCCGAACGGAAGAATTCAGTGCTCGTCGGTGTTCGCGGAGCATTCGAATGGTTGGAACTTGAAGAGCGTATCGAGAAAGCCGCACAAAGCTCAGGTCTAGCGGTGCAACTGGAACGCGGCACCTTTCACAGTCAAATCCCTCTCGGCTTGCCGAAACTTGCAAGCGTTCGTGATGATTTTCGAGAGGCTATGTTCGGCAATTTGTCCTGCCTGATGAAAGGTCATCCCCAGGACGCGCCCTCTCGTCTCATCGCCGTAGGCGAAACATTCCTGTTGCTTGACCGTATCGATTGGGCGGACGGTCTGCGCTTGTGGCCATTATCACTGATAGGGCAAGTTTGGGCATTTGAACGGACGGGGGGAAGCGCGGTACAACCGGCGTTTCAAGCGGCAGAGCGGTTGATCCCGGTTCTTGCTGCGTCAGAAAAGACGCATGGGCTTTTCCAGCACGACACGACGCTGCCCGAGCATTTGGCCGCACGCCTCAGTTGCCTCCAGACTGCCTATAAGGGAGTCTGCACTTTGGTTGCCGAAATCGCACCAGCCGAGCGCGACCGCCTGAGCGAAAGTGCCGGGACTTTGCTGGCCGATATCCTGTCCGCAACCCACACGGCTGACGAAGCTCGCCGCACAGCCGCCCATCCCAATCACATGGCATACAGGATTTTCATGAGTTTGATCTACGACCTGGCTCCCCTCATTGCGCTACCCACTACGCGCCGGATCATGATTTTTCGGGCCACTATTGAGCTTTTGCGGCGGCATTATCCGTCCGTGATGACAAATGTGTTCGAGAGCGGAAACCAGTTGAGGCAGCCAAGCCTGTGACCGGTATCGAACCGTCCCGTCTCAAACCGTCGGTGATCTGGCGGCGAACGAACGCAGGTATCCTTGTCGAGCATGGACGCAGAAGTTTCGAGATGCGTGGAAGCAGCAAGGTTTTTTCAGCTGTTACGCGCCTCCTCGGGTTACTGGATGGAACCCGCTCAATCGACGAAATCCACCAAGGCATTCCCGAGCCGGTTCAGAGCTTGCTCGATCGTTTGGTAGTCGAACTCACAAGCCGGAACATGCTTACGGCGAGCGGTGAGGTTCCGGCAGAATGCCGTCAGGTGCCCAATGAAGTCGTCCGTCTGGTCCAGGACAGGTGCGAAGACTGGCAAAGCGCTCTCACGAGTTGGTGCAAGCAAGACGTGAGAATTTTTGCGCCGGGCGAACTGACCGAGAAGATTGGGCGCTATTGCACCGGCTTGGGCGTACATTCTGTGCAGGGCTGCGAGCCCGATGGTCAACAGTTGTCCCAGCAAAAACCGCTATGGATCTGGGTCGCGACAAATTCATCGGACGCGCATCGAGCGTTGGAAGTCGGAGACTGCGCCGGTGTAGTAGGCGCGGCCATGCGGGGGCCGTTGGCAGCCTTGCTATCGGGAGAACACAACAGGCTGGCGCATTTGCCCGCATTGCTGGACAAACTTCCAGACCTTGACGAGGGCTTGAGTGAAGCGGTCGTCAGCGGATTCTGCGCATTGCTTGCTCATGAGGCGCTACAGCTACATTTGCAGCCATTTCAGGATGAAGACGGCCGACAGGCCAATGAGATGCGGCTGTTCCGGCGCGACGGTTCGGTGCGGAGGTTACAGTTGGATGCAGCACTGCTGTCATCAGGGCCGTTTGACGTTGACAGCGCATCGCTTGCAGCGATCCCGCAGGCCGAAGGTCACCTTGCGCCCTTGTTCGATCGCGATACGCGTCTAATGAGTTGGACTGATGATCGCACCCCCGGGGTGCCCTTTCCGCTCTTTCATCGCAGTCTTGCCTTGGCGCAGTTCGGTGTGGCGGAGCACGATTCAAAATCGGTCTGTGAATGGGGTCTGACACCGGAAGAGGCGGAAAATCGCGCGATCCGGAGTGCGTTGCTGGAGATTGCCCGACGGAGCGAAACTCATCCTGTTCCAGATAGTTATTCGCCCCTGCTGGTCGAAGCTGATGAGAGCGACGCGCTACACATGGCTCGTGCCCTGCTGGCTGCACAGGATCATAAGTTGTGGAATCGCTCGAACCAGACACGCGTTGAACTGGACCAGGGCTGTGACGCCGAGCTTGATGCAATGGTGAGGCTTGCCCGGCTTTTTGCTGGAGGCCGCATGCCAAAACTGTTCGTCGGGTCGGATCCGCATAAGGCGGCATTCGTAGGCACGGCGGAGATTGCCGAACGATCAGCCAGCCGATTGTCCACGACAAGAGATCGCGCGCTCTACGAGGCAATCGGGACAATTTTGAGCAGCGTCCAACGGGGCACTGAGCTGGAGGACTGTCTTCCAGACAAATTGGTTGGGGAGGGGGGAGAGTCTACTTTCGTACCTAACGACGTGCTTGAATTCAGCAACTATGGCTTCGCGGTTGGTCGCGTGCGGTTCGGGTAGTTGCATTGGGCCTGCAGGATGAAGATCGAATGGCGGTTATCGGACGGGCCGTCGCGCCGGGTCAAAGGCTTTGCTTTGCTCACTTGGCCGATCATTCGAGTTTGCAGGACATGGTTGCGGAAGCGCGGGAGCAGGGTGAAACGACCCTGTTGGTGGCTGGCGATCAACGCGATGTGTGGATTATCCCGGCGATCACCCAATCGGCTTGTTTTCATTGCTTTGAGCTCTGGCGATATCAAGACAAGCTACTCGAAACGCCGGTATCCTGGTCTGGCGACGATCAACTTGGCTGGTGCCGCTTGCCCGAAGCAGCACAGGCTTTCGTCGACATGGCAATAGCTACCTATCCGTCGCAAAGTCCGGAATCGGCGGCGAATGCGCGCCATTGCGATCTTGTTTCCCGGACCGTGGAGGATCACCGTCTCCTGCGGCATCCATCGTGCCGGCTTTGTGCGGCAAGCAACAAGCTAGAAGTGCCACCGCCGGCGTCCAGCACGTTTGACGAGTCCGGCCAATCAGCCTTTGAACGCGCGCTGAGTCTGGGACACTTGCAGGTCATCCTTCGCGAACGAATATTCGATGTCGAGCACGGGATTGTGAGATCTCTCACCCGCCAGAGCGGTAGCAGGATTATCCCGGTCGCTTCCGTCAATGGATACAACTACTCCGGCCCTGGATCGGCCACATGGAGCTTTGGTCGAACAGGCCACTGCAACACCGATTGGACCGTCGCATGTTTAGAGGCGGTCGAACGGTTGTCCGGGTTGAGGCCGGTTCGCGGGCGGCGCACGGTCAGGGGATCTTTTGAAGAGCTTTCCGACAGCGCCGTCGACCCTCGGCTGTTCCTGTTGCCCGAGCCTCCCGGGCCAGATGAAGACGGTTCGGTGTTTTCACCCTTTTCGCCCGAGATACGGTATGATTGGTGCGAAGGCTTCTCTGTCGCGCGGGCTGGACCCGTCCATGTCCCTCTGCAGCTGGCATATTATGGCATGGCAAAGTCCGAGATTGCCGGCGGTATTTTCGTTGATGAGAACTCGAACGGTTGTTCGCTTGGTGGATCGATCCTGGAAGCGGCCTTCCACGGCCTGCTGGAGCTGCTCGAGCGAGACGCGTTCCTGCGACATTATTATGCCGATGCAGTGGTGCCGACATTTCCCGCAGAGGCATTCTCAGATCCGTTCATCGATGGCCTTGCTGCGCGAATTCGCGCGGACGGCTATGAGATCGATTTTCTGCAATTGCCTACGGGCACTTTGGCTTGCGCGATTGCGGCGCGAATTCGCCACGAAGCGAGCACCACGGGACCAGCCCTGGCTTTTGCTGCGGGTGCGCATCTTTCGCCCACGCGCGCAGCGCGGGCAGCGGCATGCGAAGTCGCGTCGAACATTGCTTCCCCTTCATCGGAAACCCTTGCCGAAAATCGCCAGCGAGGATTGCAGCTGTTGAATGCGCCGCATGAAGTTAAAACGATGAAGGACCATGGATTGCAGGGTTGGCCGAACGATGCATTCGACATGCGTGACTTTCGTACACGGACCGGAAGCGGCTTGAACCCGTCTTCACTTGATATTGGGCTGAGTGAGGCGTTCCATTCGTTGACCGACTCACTCGCAGGCAGCGGCATTGATGTCATCGTCGTCGATCAAAGCCATCCCAACCTGGTCAAAAGTGGGCTGCATTGCGTTAAGGTGCTTGCACCCGGGCTATTGCCAATGACCTTCGGTCATCGCCGCCGCCGCTTGAATGCCAAGGCATTGGCGCGGCTTCCTCTGGATGATGCAAGGGTGACGGATCCAAGAACCGTTCGCCCGCATCTGTTCCAATAGAATGACTGTGCGCGACCTATCAAAGCAGGAGGCCATTCAGGCGGTTGCCGCCTATATCGTCGCAACCTGTGAACGCAGGTTGGAGTTGCAAGGCTACAAATGGGATGAAATTCGCGCTCTTACCTTGGGAGAGACGCCTCCTTCCACAGCGCGACCCAATGGTCCGCTTCAGCCTTCTGAAAGGGGGTGGGAGCGGTTCCTGCCTGGGGGCAATCCTGTCGAAGGATGGGCCATCGCCCGCAATTCAGAGGGAAGTCTGGCCGAAATACTCAGCCTTAGCTGTATGCCGCTTCGGTTCGAACCATCCAACGCTTCGCTTTTTCACAGAGGCATCGCATCGGCCGGGGCAACATATCCGATAGACGTGCGGCTGGATATTTCTGGTCTGGTAGGAGATAGTTTCTGGCTTCAACTCGATCCGTACCAGTCTTGCCTGTTGCAGACCGGGCAATCGGTGGGGACCGATGCTGCCTCCGGCGAGGTTCGGATCGTGCTGAGCGGCGACCTTCGCAAATGCCTTCACCCGTATGGCGACATGAGCGCCAATCTGGCGGCATTTGAAGCTGGTATGATCGCGCACCAGATATTGTCGTTCGCACAGGCATTTGGCTGGCACGCCGAGGCGTACCTCGTTGGCGACGCGCATAAGGCAAGGCGAGAGCTTGGCATCGGGACGCCCGACCTTTGGCCGCTGCTCCAATTGCATATTTCCACTGGGGCAGACGAACCTGGAAAAGGCTTGAATCGTGGGATGTTTCAACCCTCGGGGATGCCGTCGAGCGATTTGTCTGGAGCCAATTTCCCATTCCTGGAACGCTACCGTCATGCTTGTGAATGTCGCGCGTCTCGGATGGAGAACCTCAAGCTCGCCGCAACGCGGCTGGGTCTAGGTCGTTACCACTCGCGCGATGAACTGCGGAACCTTTGCCTGCGCCGAACCTCGGGAGCATTGTCCGGCAACGGTCGTCCCGACGAGGTGTGGTCCAACGACGAGATATCCGGGATTATCGATCATCTTTCCACCTCGATGGCCGCAGGTCCATGCGAACAAATGGCACGACTTTCGTCCGTCCATCTCTCGTTTCGTGTATCAGAGACCACAATTCGCTCGATCCAGTGGGAGCCCTCGACGGGCGAGTTTCTTGAGCGGCCGACAATGCCCGGCGAGATGGCGGCGCTGGAAGGCATGCAAGCAAGTTTCATCGCTACTTTCGCGATCGATGATACCGAAATGCTGTGCGAGGTCGGACCACGCGGTCATCTGGCATCGACTATCTTGGTGGGCTTGCTTGTCCAAATGGTGTCTTTGGCCGCTACATCATTGGGGCGAGATGCACGGGCTATCGGGGCGTATGACGGCACTGCGGCAAACTGTCTCTTCTCCTTCGACCGACGGGCACTTTTGCAGGTCAAGGCCAGCCGATCGGTAAGGCCGAATCCTTCTTTTGTGATCGGGTAGGGCGATGACAAAGCCTCGCGAGGCATATCCCGAGACCGGCTCACTCCTCACAAGCGACCTTCCTCCGGTCGATGGCTGGTCGGCGTGGCATGTCTTCCTCTATGATTTCGGGGAGCAGGATGCCTTCCTTCACGAAGTCGTTGCGCCCCTGCTCGAAGGGATGAAAGCTCGGCAAGGCGAGACCTTCCGCTGGTTCTACATCCGCTACTGGGAAAATGGCTCACACCTACGCTTGCGCTTCCGGCACCTCGGCAGGAGCGATTTTGAAGACATCGGCAGGCAATTGCTTGCTTCAGTCGAGCGGTTTGCAGGCACACCAAGCGCAAGTATGCTCCAGGCATCCGCATCGCCATCTGCCGGAGGTTCGGGTGGTCCTGAGATACCAGTGCTCTTTCCGGCCGGGACAGTTGCG encodes:
- a CDS encoding YcaO-like family protein; translation: MAVIGRAVAPGQRLCFAHLADHSSLQDMVAEAREQGETTLLVAGDQRDVWIIPAITQSACFHCFELWRYQDKLLETPVSWSGDDQLGWCRLPEAAQAFVDMAIATYPSQSPESAANARHCDLVSRTVEDHRLLRHPSCRLCAASNKLEVPPPASSTFDESGQSAFERALSLGHLQVILRERIFDVEHGIVRSLTRQSGSRIIPVASVNGYNYSGPGSATWSFGRTGHCNTDWTVACLEAVERLSGLRPVRGRRTVRGSFEELSDSAVDPRLFLLPEPPGPDEDGSVFSPFSPEIRYDWCEGFSVARAGPVHVPLQLAYYGMAKSEIAGGIFVDENSNGCSLGGSILEAAFHGLLELLERDAFLRHYYADAVVPTFPAEAFSDPFIDGLAARIRADGYEIDFLQLPTGTLACAIAARIRHEASTTGPALAFAAGAHLSPTRAARAAACEVASNIASPSSETLAENRQRGLQLLNAPHEVKTMKDHGLQGWPNDAFDMRDFRTRTGSGLNPSSLDIGLSEAFHSLTDSLAGSGIDVIVVDQSHPNLVKSGLHCVKVLAPGLLPMTFGHRRRRLNAKALARLPLDDARVTDPRTVRPHLFQ
- a CDS encoding nitroreductase family protein, with the protein product MTVRDLSKQEAIQAVAAYIVATCERRLELQGYKWDEIRALTLGETPPSTARPNGPLQPSERGWERFLPGGNPVEGWAIARNSEGSLAEILSLSCMPLRFEPSNASLFHRGIASAGATYPIDVRLDISGLVGDSFWLQLDPYQSCLLQTGQSVGTDAASGEVRIVLSGDLRKCLHPYGDMSANLAAFEAGMIAHQILSFAQAFGWHAEAYLVGDAHKARRELGIGTPDLWPLLQLHISTGADEPGKGLNRGMFQPSGMPSSDLSGANFPFLERYRHACECRASRMENLKLAATRLGLGRYHSRDELRNLCLRRTSGALSGNGRPDEVWSNDEISGIIDHLSTSMAAGPCEQMARLSSVHLSFRVSETTIRSIQWEPSTGEFLERPTMPGEMAALEGMQASFIATFAIDDTEMLCEVGPRGHLASTILVGLLVQMVSLAATSLGRDARAIGAYDGTAANCLFSFDRRALLQVKASRSVRPNPSFVIG